A single region of the Lycium barbarum isolate Lr01 chromosome 2, ASM1917538v2, whole genome shotgun sequence genome encodes:
- the LOC132627042 gene encoding phosphatidylinositol 4-phosphate 5-kinase 2 codes for MPETLILSNQITEISTRKKENNNDEDEKDSTSTTTTTTPRSVIIIPRSKSQAASRRVIPTDGTTCTASDTSASSIVEKHLPNGDLYIGSFSNSSPHGSGKYLWKDGCMYEGEWKRGKASGKGKFSWPSGATFEGEFKSGRMEGSGTFIGSEGDMYKGSWSSDKKHGYGMKNYSNGDYYEGHWKRNLQDGQGRYVWKNGNEYVGEWKNGDIHGRGVLIWANGNRYDGNWESGVPKGQGVFTWPDGSCYIGCWSKHQNQVLNGTFYPANSRTNKNNVDFSGKEDVFGGFFGHKLAAAPLMGGDEDCGAGVVVMNVGKKRSSVDGARGSMTERNFPRICIWESDGEAGDITCDIIDNVEASMIYRDGFGFDRDGLKQFRRNPCCFSKEEKKPGQTISKGHKNYDLMLNLQLGIRYSVGKHASILRALKTSDFDPNEKFWTRFPPLGSKITPPHQSTDFRWKDYCPVVFRHLRELFRVDPADYMLAICGNDALRELSSPGKSGSFFYLTQDDRFMIKTVKKSEVKVLIKMLPSYYEHVCRYENTLVTKFYGVHCVKPVGGVKTRFIVMGNMFCSEYRIHKRFDLKGSSHGRTTDKPEEEIDETTTLKDLDLNFVFRLQRKWYDELIKQIDRDCEFLEAERIMDYSLLVGLHFRDDNRGDKMGLSPFLLRTGKNDSYQTEKFMRGCRFLEAELQDMDRVLAGRKPLIQLGANMPARAERVARRSDFDQYTPGGFCNLPPSRGEVYEVVLYFGIIDILQDYDISKKLEHAYKSLQADPTSISAVDPKLYSKRFRNFIGRVFVEDR; via the exons ATGCCTGAAACCCTTATATTATCGAACCAGATTACTGAAATATCAACTAGAAAAAAAGAGAATAACAACGATGAGGATGAAAAAGATAGTACGAGCACCACCACGACAACCACACCGAGGTCAGTTATTATCATACCTCGTAGCAAATCACAAGCAGCGTCAAGAAGAGTAATACCGACAGATGGTACAACATGTACAGCATCAGATACAAGTGCCAGTAGTATAGTGGAAAAGCACCTGCCAAATGGAGATCTATATATAGGTAGCTTTTCAAACAGTTCACCTCATGGATCCGGTAAGTATTTATGGAAAGATGGTTGTATGTATGAAGGTGAGTGGAAAAGAGGTAAAGCATCTGGAAAAGGAAAGTTTTCTTGGCCATCTGGTGCTACATTTGAAGGTGAATTTAAGTCGGGTCGAATGGAAGGTTCGGGTACTTTTATTGGATCTGAAGGTGATATGTACAAAGGTTCTTGGTCTAGTGATAAAAAACATGGTTATGGTATGAAGAATTATAGTAATGGTGATTATTATGAAGGACATTGGAAAAGGAATTTACAAGATGGACAAGGTAGATACGTATGGAAAAATGGTAATGAATATGTTGGTGAATGGAAAAATGGAGATATACATGGTAGAGGTGTGTTAATTTGGGCTAATGGAAATAGATATGATGGGAATTGGGAAAGTGGTGTACCTAAAGGACAAGGTGTTTTCACTTGGCCTGATGGGAGTTGTTATATTGGGTGTTGGAGTAAGCACCAGAATCAAGTTCTTAATGGTACTTTTTATCCTGCAAATAGCAGAACTAATAAGAACAATGTCGATTTTAGCGGTAAGGAAGATGTTTTCGGGGGATTTTTCGGGCATAAGTTGGCAGCCGCACCTTTAATGGGTGGTGATGAAGATTGTGGTGCTGGAGTTGTAGTGATGAATGTGGGGAAGAAGAGGTCATCGGTAGACGGGGCGAGGGGAAGTATGACGGAGAGGAATTTTCCAAGGATTTGTATTTGGGAATCGGATGGTGAAGCGGGTGATATTACTTGTGATATTATCGATAATGTAGAGGCTTCGATGATTTATAGAGATGGGTTCGGGTTTGATCGAGATGGACTTAAGCAGTTTAGGAGAAATCCTTGTTGTTTTAGTAAAGAAGAAAAGAAACCAGGACAGACTATATCTAAAGGGCATAAGAATTATGATTTGATGCTTAATCTCCAGTTGGGCATTAG GTATTCAGTTGGGAAGCATGCTTCGATATTGCGGGCTCTTAAAACCAGTGATTTTGATCCTAATGAGAAGTTTTGGACCAGATTTCCACCCTTAGGGTCCAAAATTACACCCCCTCATCAATCTACTGATTTTCGTTGGAAGGATTATTGCCCAGTCGTGTTTAG ACATTTAAGAGAACTATTCCGAGTGGATCCTGCTGATTACATGTTGGCAATTTGTGGAAATGATGCCTTGAGAGAGCTTTCTTCTCCGGGGAAGAGTGGAAGCTTCTTTTATTTGACTCAGGATGATAGGTTTATGATCAAAACTGTGAAAAAATCAGAAGTCAAG GTGCTTATCAAGATGCTTCCAAGTTACTATGAACATGTTTGTCGTTATGAAAATACCCTTGTCACAAAAttctatggtgtccattgtgtCAAACCAGTTGGTGGTGTCAAG ACACGGTTCATTGTGATGGGCAACATGTTCTGTTCAGAATATCGTATTCACAAACGGTTTGACCTGAAAGGTTCGTCACATGGCCGCACAACTGATAAACCCGAAGAAGAAATTGATGAAACCACTACCCTTAAGGACCTTGATCTGAACTTTGTCTTCCGTCTCCAGCGGAAATGGTACGATGAACTGATCAA ACAAATTGATCGTGATTGTGAATTTTTGGAAGCTGAGCGAATCATGGATTACAGTCTCTTGGTTGGTCTTCACTTCCGAGATGATAATAGGGGTGACAAGATGGGTTTATCACCATTCCTGTTGCGTACAG GAAAGAATGATTCGTACCAAACTGAGAAGTTCATGCGTGGCTGTCGTTTCCTTGAAGCTGAGCTACAAGACATGGATAGGGTTCTTGCTGGCCG GAAACCTTTGATTCAGTTGGGTGCTAACATGCCTGCAAGAGCAGAGCGGGTGGCACGGAGGAGTGATTTTGATCAGTATACTCCTGGTGGGTTCTGTAATTTGCCTCCTTCCCGCGGGGAAGTCTACGAAGTAGTCCTCTACTTTGGGATCATTGACATTCTGCAGGATTATGATATTAGCAAGAAGCTTGAACACGCTTACAAATCCTTGCAAGCTGACCCCACCTCAATCTCAGCGGTCGATCCAAAACTCTATTCAAAGAGATTTCGGAATTTCATAGGCAGAGTATTTGTCGAAGACAGGTGA